The nucleotide window GAAGAATGAGGTGCGTAAGGAGTGTAAGTATTTGCTAAGATGTTCTACCTTTTGTGATCAGAAGTATATTAGTCGAGTTAGCTTATTGTATGGTAAACTTTGTACTATCTTTGATTTTCTAAACTAGAGACAGAATGCATTGATTTTCAGCGTATATTATCTTGGTAGTTGTGTATAaacatttcattttcttctggTAAGGTTGCCATTGATTTCTTGCTACTCATATCGCATTAACAGATGACATCAAATTTTAGGTGCTTGAAGTAATTGCTTTtctccatgttttttttttcaaagttttcatttttttatttttttgtttatatgttttgtagGTCAAGGCACCTCGGCTATTCCAGTCCCTATTCTCTGCATTTGGTGATTTATACCTGTACAAATTCTCTGTCATCCTCTTTGGCGACCAGGTTGCAAAATGGGCTGTATCCTTTTGTATAACAGACAGCTTCTTTACTCTTTgaataattatatattttatgtCAAGCTCATGGGTACACTTTACACTGCAGTATTGAAAACATCAAGTTGTTTGTGCTACGAGATGTACTTAACTTGGTCTCAGCTTTTTTCCCAATTGACAAATTGGTTTATGTTTTTCTGTCTCACTCGTACATTATCGAATAGTCTGGAGACTGTTCTTACCATTGTGAGCTTGTACTACTGGCCCTGTATCAGGCCTTCTTCCAGCAAACTTCCGTTGGAATCTAGAAAGTGGGGTTTGCTTATTGCTGCATTAGCTTGTGCTATTCGACCAACAAGTGCCATCATATGGCTTTATGTTGGGGTCCTTGAGCTATTTGTGTCACGCGATAAACTCAGATTCATATTTTTGGAGGTAGCTCCTATTGGGTAGGTATTTATCCATTTTCCTTTGAATACCTAATTTACATGAAGTTCTTAAAATGATAATTTCTGCCTAAATTGTTTGTGCTCCTAGAATACATGATTCTCATAGTTGTTTTTTCATGTTTGTTTCTACTTAGAAGTTTGAAGGAAGCAAGTTATAATAATAAATGGTGAGTTGTTTGACATTGAGTTTAGTGAGGTCTGAGTGCAATATTGAAATGATGTGATAAAGTGAGAAATTTGCTGTCATAGTAGTAAGAGCTTAAAGGTCCTTGGTGATTAGTGGAACTGCCATTAATAAAAATTATCAATGAAGGTGATGCAAATAAAAACAATACTAAGTATGTGAGCTACCTTGAAATTATGGAGACAGAGAGAGTTGGTGTCACTCTAATAGGGTTTAGGAGTGGCAGCAAATGTTCTTGGTGATTATGCAATGTGATACACACATGATAAAGCTGACGGTTGAAGCTACTGATAATATATAAGACCAACGAATTATGTGGCATAAGACGTTTGAAGTCTTCATCATTTTCATTTAAGTTGTCACCATATTTATCTCACATTTGTGTGACATCTGTAAAATGACTGTAGCTGTTGTGCGGACTTATACAAATTTTTAGTGAACTGTATCATGTCAGTCATTGTGTGCCTGGTGGCGTTTATGTGAAATGTTTTCTCTACTCATTTGTGGCTTCAGGGTCCTGGTGCTTGGGCTTACATTTTTAATAGATCGATTGATGTACGGCTCATGGGTCTTAGTACCTCTTAATTTCCTAAGATTCAATTTTCTTTCCTCTGGTGGAGATTATTATGGAACTCACAAGTGGCACTGGTACTTCACTCAGGGATTTTCTGTCAtggtattttcttttttaccaTTTTCTATAGCTGGCATCTTGCAGTCGAAACAATGGAAGCTTTCTGGCCTTATTGCATGGGTTCTGGTACTTTATAGTGTACTAGGCCACAAAGAATTCAGGTACCTATTCATTCATAAGGTATATGAGTTTATACAAATAAATGTGACTGtttgacctttttttttgtatttgcaACTAATACTCCACTTTTATTCTGAGTTATAGGTTTGTTTTGCCTGTGCTTCCTATAGCTTTGATATTCTCTGGATACTCTTTAACCGCATTAAAAACATCAGTTTCTGGAAATGGTCAAAGGAAGAAATTGGCAGATTACCATAATAAATTCTCTGCAAAAATGCTGTTGGCCATCTTTTTCTTGCTCGCTACCAATATTCCAATGGCCTTGTATATGAGTTTGGTTCATCAGGTAGTTTGTTTGCTCTTTGATAACCACAAAAGCTGGGTAGTATATGTTTGGTGGTTGGCTAGCCAACTTAAACACTATTCTACTTCTATCATCAATGTTTTAATTATCTATTCGATGGATCACCTTCTTTGTATCTTTTAATTGAGTAGTTAAAGGAGAAAatttctctgattttttttttcaagttaatTTTTCGATG belongs to Rosa chinensis cultivar Old Blush chromosome 4, RchiOBHm-V2, whole genome shotgun sequence and includes:
- the LOC112197899 gene encoding mannosyltransferase APTG1 — its product is MRQRQSSAVSSSANANRTQNPIPTKSQQQKKEGPQFDLLASPKNIYLFCLAFRMLNALLVQTYFNPDEHWQALEVAHRITFGFGHLTWEWKKGIRSYLHPLLFAFLYKVLALLGLDTPWFMVKAPRLFQSLFSAFGDLYLYKFSVILFGDQVAKWALFSQLTNWFMFFCLTRTLSNSLETVLTIVSLYYWPCIRPSSSKLPLESRKWGLLIAALACAIRPTSAIIWLYVGVLELFVSRDKLRFIFLEVAPIGVLVLGLTFLIDRLMYGSWVLVPLNFLRFNFLSSGGDYYGTHKWHWYFTQGFSVMVFSFLPFSIAGILQSKQWKLSGLIAWVLVLYSVLGHKEFRFVLPVLPIALIFSGYSLTALKTSVSGNGQRKKLADYHNKFSAKMLLAIFFLLATNIPMALYMSLVHQRGTEDVTYYLSNEVVEGKVTDILFLMPCHATPYYSTLHRNLPMRFLDCTPSEEKGIPDESDQFMMDPVGFASEFAKNWSLPSHIVLFDSEEKKLRDFLVSHSFKEIQRFFHAHFKVDRDLQASVVVYALTGS